From one Rosa rugosa chromosome 4, drRosRugo1.1, whole genome shotgun sequence genomic stretch:
- the LOC133742730 gene encoding uncharacterized protein LOC133742730, with product MSSRKSSSINVNSPAPILSRKRWQLVPFLLILDLADIDVFQETKKVIEAFQNKEVGPALAWCAENKSRLKKSKVCILFFFCVRWWGDLAIIGVVR from the exons ATGAGCTCCAGAAAATCATCGTCAATCAATGTAAACTCACCGGCACCAATCCTCTCTCGCAAGAGATG GCAGCTGGTGCCTTTTCTATTAATATTG GATCTTGCTGATATCGATGTATTTCaagaaaccaaaaaggttaTTGAAGCTTTCCAGAATAAGGAGGTAGGCCCTGCCCTAGCCTGGTGTGCCGAGAACAAGTCAAGGTTAAAGAAATCCAAAGTATgcattctctttttcttttgtgtacGTTGGTGGGGAGACCTTGCTATAATTGGGGTGGTTAGATGA